The genomic window tcaataaaGAAAGGCGTTGGAATGAATGcagatatttaattttattcaaCTTTTTTTGGTACGAAGGCAATTTCTGGCTGCTTTTCACCTGCTTTTGTTTTAACTAAAGCCTAAAAATGGAGGAGGAAATTGGAcgaataaaaaagtaaaaaaagggaACTCGtcgtatatatattttttctgccTTCTTCGTTTTCGCAAACTCTcgtaaaaaacaaagaaagaaaagattttcCTCTGAGGTATGATGTGCTTGATTTTTCTTGCAAttctttctgcaatttttttttcggcTTTACTGGGAAATGGATCTGAAATTTCagtctttttttctctgttaCAGGTGTGCAAATCTGGATTCGAGTTTGGTTTcatctctttttgtttcttttttgtttttggaatttttgtttCGATTTCTTTTCGTTTCTTGCTTTGAGTTCTCAGGAAGGAAAAAGGAGAtgtccttttccttttgattggGCGGAAATTAGTAATTTTTGCTCCGGAATGGGTATTTTACTCTTCTGATTTATCTTCCATTTTTGCTTCTTCCGAAGTTAAAAATTTCTCTGCCAGCGGCTTCTCTGATCAGAGTTTGGCCTTCTTCTTAGGAGTTTagctcagtttttttttttaaccttcctTCACAAGCAAAAACTCACTCTGCAAGTGCTTCATGGAGCAAAATTTCAACTCTTTTTAGGCCTTTAGTCTCATTTTTTCCGTCCTTCTCTCCTTCCCCTCACTAAACTCGCCTACAGAAGctcctcttcttcttgatcttcttcttagTAGTGCAACAATTTCCTCATTTCCGTTTTTCTTACTGTTCTTAAGCAAGGGAAAAAGAGCAAGAGGATACCTCGTGATCctaggaagaaaaaaaaaacacgcttCGAAGTTTCTAGGGTTTAGGGTTTCTCTCCAAATTTCTCAAAGGATTTGGCGTATCAGCTTCcatctcctctttctttctcatttggGATCAGCAGAAgctcttctcttctttgttttcccAATTGGAAGAGAAGAGAGCTCAGGTGCGGGGGTTTTGGAGTCAGAAGGAGGAGGTATGAACGGAAGCGAGGGACGGCCCACGCTTGCTACCGCCTGAGCAGGGGATGATGGCGGGGAGGGAAACGTCGTTCAGCGCGGCCCTTCAGaagggcagcggcggtggcggccCGGTCTCAGCGCAACCGGGCGCGCCGGTGCAGAACATGCGCCTATCGTTCAGCTCCGACGGCACGGCAATCTACACGCCGGTGAGCGCCTCGTCTCCGCCCTACCAGGCGGAAGGCTCTGCTGCCATgatgcagcagcagcagcagaaaccgcaacagcagcagcagcaaccgcaacagcagcagcagcaaccgcaacagcagcagcagcagggaTTGGGAGCAAGCATAGGGGGCGGGCCGCCggtgaagaggaagagaggacgACCCAGGAAGTACGGACCCGACGGGAGCATGGCGCTCGCACTCACTCCGGTCTCAGCCTCTGCGCCGCCAGCGGCGTACGCCCCCTCCGCCACCCCGACGTCTCCCTCCGTGAAGAAGGCAAGGGGCCGCCCGCCTGGTTCGGGCAAGAAGCAGCAGTTGGCAGCTCTCGGTCCGTACTCCTCTCTCTTTTGACTGGTTGACTGACCGCatactgtgtgtgtgtgtcagtgtGTTGTGTGTATTCGCATGcatgtatttatatatacgtgCATGTGTGGGTCTGCACTCTGCAGACTGCAGGCATCAGGTAAGTGGTTACATGgtgttgtttttttatattagcGTCCCCCATGGTAGGGCTGCAGGGAAATATCTTCTGTGCATCTTGCTCTAGTTTGTTTCCGCCTGCAACTTGCCTAATAATTCATTTGAATCTATTCTCTACCGCGGACATTACTTACGGAGAGCTcgtgatgatgatggtgatgattgATCTCCTGCCCTAccttcttttgctttgtttgcgtcccttttcttaaaaaaatggatTCGTTTCGTTtcagtttgttctttttctttttctttgggaAATTCTTATTTGCCTTTAAGATTGCTTCATTTGGTCTAATGTTTAATTCTCGACGGAAAATTTCTACCCAAGCAAAACCTTCCAGTTCATTTGTCTCTATCTTCCTATGCCTTGAGAGATTCTTGACTTGGTCTGGTCTGAAGAAGTCATTCGAGAATTTCTTCCAAGTAATAAAGTAATACCTCAGTTTATTGCTTGTGTTTCTATTCGTCTCTATTTTGACGTTAGCCGTCTTTGTAACATAAATTGTATATGTAGTTATCCCTTTCACTGTTTTTTCCATCATGGTTTGTATTTACCATTGTAAGTAACTGCTGAGTGTTTCTACACGAAACCTGAGGCACAgttcaaataacaaatttcaTTTCTACAATGTTGTAGTAAAAAATGAGATACAGTACCCAGTGATGCAGGGGAAAGATCAGTGCTTTTGCTTCGTTTCTTATGTGTCTACCCAGGAGATTGGTAACAGTTTTGGAAGCATTAGGTGGCATGTGGCGACCTACTCCTGTGAAGCCTGACATATTGTTTTAAcctcatttttattgattctttTGGACAAGTACCGTTGCTGTGTGGTTCTTAAATGAAGTTTTCTTTGTGAATGACAGGATCTCCTGGGGTTGGTTTTGTGCCCCACATAATTGCAGTTAAAGCTGGAGAGGTTTGTGCATCTTGTAGCTTTTGTCTCAAGCAAAAAAGTACCAAAAAAGACTGTTCTCTTTGTCCTTTCGCCGCAAATTTGATAAGGCTGTCTTTATTCTTTTGTAATCTTATGCTTGCATCATAATATGAAAGCAGCAATCAAACGTTTGTTGTTACCTTTTATGGTTGAGCTAGGTGTTCATTTAAATCCAtgtaatttatttatatttacgCCAGGCATGCATTTGTGCGTTACAAAGGATGTTTCAATCTTAATGAGATTGACTTCCATTATTAATTAGCAGCTGAAGTTTCGTTGTGAGCATGCCCATGTGTAATTTTGCTCTATTTTGTTCGCAATGCTTGATGCTTTAGAACATCTTGTCCAACAGTGCAGGGTTGTAGAGTTTATGAGAAGTCAATTGAATTGTATCCCAGTTTCCTTTATTCCTCTTTACTGTCTGATTCTTGACAAATACAGTTCTGGATGCCATGGTTCTACCAACATATTTTATTTACTTTGCATACGAATTGGTTCGGGAGTTGGAATGATCATAATCTGCAACCACAGTgaatttgtaaattttgctCTTGGGACAGACAAAGATACATGAATTTACCTATATAACTGATCATTTAAAACTATTGCAATAGGTTCATTTCACATGATTGAGAACATGATTAAATTAACATATCCCTTTAGAAAATcgtcttttttctcttttgttattttacatttttccaaaaatcgTTCACATTTTCCTGAAATTGTCTATGATGTGTACAGAATCTTATAGTTTATGAATCTGAAATGTACATATATTCATGTTTCTGCGAGTTTTTGGtgtgggggggtggggggggtgGAGGGAGCAGAGCTGCTTTACGTTCACACATCTTTGTATGTACCATTATCATAAACATTCTGATATTATCACCAAAAATAGATGTCACAGAATTTTCTCCTTAAAAAAGTCTTTCTATATGTATTTTATTGTATGTTTTCTgatcttcttttaagttttaataatTATGCTTAtgatttcataaattttctattatttcttatattttcatttttttaatttcagaaaATTTCTGCAGTAAAACAATTGcaaaaattatgagaaaagCACACAAATAGATACCCGAGAAAGATGTTTGTGAAATGGTATGCACATATGAGAGTGCTTGTCTGCGTGTTCATGTGTAGGTCTACAAAAGTTACCCAGAAAATCAGAGGATTCTGGAAAAGATGTACAAGAACAAATATAAACCGTAAAAGactatataagaaaaaaataaaattatttggaACATGTCCTTTTAAATCATGTTTATGTCGTATCATATGAAATTCTTGCAAGATTTCAAATTATTAGTTAATACTTGGAAATAAATCTCCATGTGTGACCATACATACTTACACGGGTATGTTAATTGCTATAATGATAATGTATTAGTTTTATTGTTGTCGAAGACATGTAAAATATACTACAAACACTTGCTAGCTTGATTGCACGAGGCAGAAAGATTGGTGGTTTATATGAAATCTGCACCTTTGAAGTAATTCTGGCCTGAATGTGGTTTTAGCTAATAGAATGCTTAAAGACGGGCATGTTATTTTGTGTCGCCATGTCACATCCTTCTACTACCCTGGAAGTTGTTCTAGACTTTTAATATTACTGGAATGACTGCTTTCATTCTAGGGGTCACTATGTGAGGGTTGCCAAGCTTAACAAGGTAAAGTTCATGTCAATTAAACCTCTACCGGTGTTTGAGTATGAGTGATGTCAGGGTTTTGGTCACATTTGGTCATTGGAAGTTGGAACCCTAGGGCCTGGAGATCAGTTTATGCAAAACTCGCCCACATATGGTCCATGCACACACACATCAGGGAAGACAGGGAGAGAGCATCATACAGGAggaaactaataaaaaacacataaaataaTCTGTTAAATATGCAGTGAACCAATGTTAGAAAGCTTAGCATCAGCACCCTGAACCCTAAGGTAAGCATGAAACaagtgaactggattttgccgGATATCCATTTTATTTATGCATGGATCCTTCATGGTTATGGTATCTTATTTCAATTGTTGGCTTTGAGTCTAAGAAGTATTTATTACAATCTAATTTGAAGGTACTGGTTTCTAGTTTTTGCGGGCTCCTGAGTCGTGACTGTCCTTTAGCATCTTGTACGATTGTGGTTCAATTTTAATTAGGAACTATGTGCTATTATGCTATTTACATCCAAAAtcagctttttttttatgcttgaaAATTTAGAACGTGTGTATTTGTTGACTCTATGTTGtgattcttcttcctttttctttaggATGTTGCCTCAAAAATAATGGCATTTTCTCAGCAAGGATCAAGAGCGGTGTGCATTCTTTCAGCAATTGGAGCTATTTCTAATGTGACTCTTCGTCAACCAGCTACATCTGGTGGCACTGTTACCTATGAGGTTTGTGGAAAAAAGTTAACATAGGCAAAGTTTCCTTGTATACCTTGTATTTACCTGTAATTGCATTAAATTGAACATAAGTGCATCgtagaaaaatgatatttggaaATTAAAGAGCACCTTGTAAAGTAAAGCTGTCTTCCGCTCCTAAAATAAATTATGAGTATCACATACATTTCTTAAAGTGACAGTTCAGACCTTGATAGTCTAAATTGAACTTTGTAACCCTAAAGGCAGCTAATTATTTTACAGAAGTGCCATTCCTTAAGGTGTTAAAAATCATCTCGTGTTAAAAATCATCTCGTTCAGTTGAATGCAACTAAGCTTTTCATTTCCAGTCTGTCTtacctttcttgttttttatcaCTTATCTTTCCTGattcttttgtctttcataaTAAAGTTAAGAAATCACGTTTGGGACCTCAATGTGAAGTATCTGGCAACTGAAATGATCAGTTAGTTGTACGAGAGCTTTTGATGGCTTCAAATTAATTTCAAGCTGAGGTATAGCTTTTCTTTTCAGTTACAGGCGTGCGCCTCTGACTAAAGGCTCAAAAAAGGCCCTAAGGAGGGGACTTGAACATGGAGAAGTCATCCAAACCTCACTCACGTTTGATTTCCTTGGCACAGTTTGTACAGTTTGGGTACCACGTACCTCTGTGGTGCCTAGAAAATACTAGGATGTTCAAGTGGGAGGACGACATGACATCCTTAAGatttaaacaaattgaggaaattaaagcaatattaaaaaatgatgagGACGGAAAAATGAGCATGAATCCTTGAAAAACTACTTGCTTCAACCTggatatttttattgaaaacaatTTTAGTTTAAATCATTTACATAAATGgtttatttcttagtttgaaaGCTACCTCATGAATGTCGCCTAGCAATACTTTCCTGAGTCATCTTCATGCTTTTTCTGATATGATCCCGATTGTGTGGTGATTTGCTTGTTAGTGATTGTCTTATCCATCTGTTTCAGTAAGATATCATTAAGGGACTTTTTAAATAGGTCTTAGGTAATAGATGTTGGACACATGAAAAGATTGGTTTTACTATATGTGGTTTCCGCTTGGGGATTCCAAAAGTACACTTAAATAAATTGTGTTATATCAAACACTGTGGCTATCACAAAGCTCAAGTGGTGGATTGTACTGCTTCAGACTTGAGTTTGGTTGGACTTGGACCAAGTCAGTTGAATCTGCAGGGAGCCCAACTGTAAGCTGAAGTGTTAAAAACTTAAGATGGCAAAGCTGATGGGAAACCTTGCAGATGAATTTGGagtttatgtatatatgagttGATGGTGGTCCTTTGCATGTGGATGTCACTTGTTTTTCGTACCCTGTGTCATTGTTTAGATCTTTTCCTTATAGCGCATTTAAATTTTGTTCAGGGAATAAATTCGGTTGTTTCATGTagaaaattcaaatctgaattttactGCCGTCAGAAGAACACTGTATATTTAGGTTGTACTTTCATAACTAGAGGTAGGTTTGATTCTacgcattgtcacaaaaaatgtgtatggGTATTCTACggtgaggaatttctcgggtataatacagcaaagttgtatatctcgagaataTCTCGgcgaatttttaaaaaatttaaaacatttaataaatctttaaaattataaaaaaaataaaaaataataaaaaaacgaaaaaaacggcaaaaaagtggaaaaaacgggtataatactaTAATACGGGTattgtatgggtattatacacgttttttgttttttggcgttttttttttaaaatgcgcTTTTTTCACGTTTTGTacggctgacttgtttttcacgtttatacgcatttttttcgaataaaacaca from Nymphaea colorata isolate Beijing-Zhang1983 chromosome 6, ASM883128v2, whole genome shotgun sequence includes these protein-coding regions:
- the LOC116255782 gene encoding AT-hook motif nuclear-localized protein 10-like, translated to MMAGRETSFSAALQKGSGGGGPVSAQPGAPVQNMRLSFSSDGTAIYTPVSASSPPYQAEGSAAMMQQQQQKPQQQQQQPQQQQQQPQQQQQQGLGASIGGGPPVKRKRGRPRKYGPDGSMALALTPVSASAPPAAYAPSATPTSPSVKKARGRPPGSGKKQQLAALGSPGVGFVPHIIAVKAGEDVASKIMAFSQQGSRAVCILSAIGAISNVTLRQPATSGGTVTYEGRFEILSLSGSFLLSESGGQRSRTGGLSVCLAGPDGRVLGGGVAGLLIAASPIQVVVGSFLTEGRKPDPKGADLSSPNKISPGGGAATGSPPSRGTLSESSGGPGSPLNQSTGACNNSQQGMVNMPWK